Proteins co-encoded in one Pseudomonas fluorescens genomic window:
- the ahpC gene encoding alkyl hydroperoxide reductase subunit C produces the protein MPIINSQVKPFKATAFKNGDFVQVSDADLKGKWSVVFFYPADFTFVCPTELEDLADNYAAFQKLGVEIYSVSTDTHFAHAAWHNTSPAIGKIQYTMIGDPTQVISRNFDVLIEEAGLADRGTFVINPEGQIKIVELNDGGVGRDASELLRKIKAAQYVAAHPGEVCPAKWKEGEATLAPSLDLVGKI, from the coding sequence ATGCCTATCATCAACAGCCAAGTAAAACCGTTCAAAGCTACCGCGTTCAAAAACGGCGACTTCGTACAAGTCTCGGACGCTGACCTGAAAGGCAAATGGTCCGTAGTGTTCTTCTACCCGGCCGACTTCACCTTCGTTTGCCCAACCGAGCTGGAAGACCTGGCTGACAACTACGCTGCCTTCCAGAAACTGGGCGTAGAGATCTACAGCGTTTCGACCGACACCCACTTTGCCCATGCTGCCTGGCACAACACTTCGCCAGCCATCGGCAAAATCCAGTACACCATGATCGGCGACCCGACTCAGGTGATCTCCCGCAACTTCGACGTGCTGATCGAAGAAGCTGGTCTGGCGGATCGTGGCACCTTCGTGATCAACCCTGAAGGCCAGATCAAAATCGTTGAACTGAACGATGGCGGCGTTGGCCGTGACGCTTCCGAGCTGCTGCGCAAGATCAAGGCTGCTCAGTACGTTGCTGCACACCCAGGCGAAGTTTGCCCAGCCAAGTGGAAAGAAGGCGAGGCCACTCTGGCTCCGTCCCTGGACCTGGTCGGCAAGATCTAA
- a CDS encoding site-specific integrase: protein MSDIDRYLQAATRDNTRRSYRAAVEHFETVWGGFLPATADSVARYLVAHAGVLSVNTLKLRLSALAQWHNSQGFADPTKSPVVRKVFKGIRALHPAREKQAEPLQLQDLEQTVAWLEQEMKEARENQDRPLLLRACRDRALILLGFWRGFRSDELCRVQIEHVQAHAGSGITLYLPRSKGDRENLGQTYQAPALLKLCPVQAYIDWITEAALVRGPVFRAVDRWGNLSEEGLHANSVIPLLRQALERAGISAERYSSHSLRRGFATWAHQSGWDLKSLMSYVGWKDMKSAMRYVEASPFHGMARITDKPLSP from the coding sequence ATGAGCGATATCGATCGCTATCTGCAAGCCGCCACCCGTGACAACACCCGCCGCAGCTATCGTGCGGCCGTCGAGCACTTTGAAACGGTATGGGGAGGGTTTCTGCCCGCGACGGCTGACAGCGTCGCGCGCTACCTGGTGGCTCACGCGGGTGTGCTGTCGGTCAATACGCTGAAGCTGCGTTTGTCGGCACTCGCGCAGTGGCATAACAGTCAGGGGTTCGCTGATCCCACCAAGTCGCCGGTGGTGCGCAAAGTGTTCAAGGGCATCCGCGCGCTGCATCCCGCGCGGGAAAAACAGGCCGAGCCGTTACAACTGCAGGATCTTGAGCAGACCGTTGCCTGGCTAGAGCAGGAAATGAAAGAGGCGCGAGAAAATCAGGACCGGCCGTTGCTACTCAGAGCCTGTCGGGATCGAGCGTTGATTCTTCTGGGCTTCTGGCGCGGCTTTCGCAGTGATGAGTTGTGCCGGGTGCAAATCGAGCATGTCCAGGCCCACGCCGGTAGCGGCATCACCCTGTACTTGCCGCGCAGCAAGGGCGATCGGGAGAATCTCGGTCAGACCTATCAGGCGCCTGCATTGCTGAAGCTGTGCCCGGTGCAGGCCTACATCGACTGGATCACCGAAGCAGCATTGGTGCGGGGCCCGGTGTTTCGCGCCGTCGACCGCTGGGGCAATCTGAGCGAGGAGGGCTTGCACGCCAACAGTGTGATTCCGTTGTTGCGTCAGGCCCTGGAGCGCGCCGGGATCTCTGCCGAACGCTATAGCAGCCACTCACTGCGGCGCGGCTTTGCAACGTGGGCACATCAAAGTGGCTGGGACCTCAAATCGCTGATGAGTTACGTCGGCTGGAAGGATATGAAGTCCGCCATGCGCTATGTTGAAGCGAGCCCTTTTCACGGGATGGCCCGGATTACGGATAAGCCGCTGTCGCCATAG
- a CDS encoding DNA-binding protein yields the protein MARGGVNKAVVQIARAAILARGEHPSIDAVRIELGNTGSKTTIHRYLKELDDGSEPADPSAEPVDDELLALVTRLAQRLKEQAQEPIDQAREQYEQQRQALEDELNQLRQDHAQLEKKHDIQAAALAKESEVLSDTRSMLQTEQTRNAGLNQALADFELRLQDKDEQIRSLEEKHLHARDALEHYRNAIKEQREQEQSRHETQVQQLQMELRQAQQSALVRQDEITQLHRDNERLLTENRGTVRELSLMQDQLKHSNQRQDQLLEQATRVDSERTLLQERLRVALLESQTLKQSVDEQSQLNQSLEKELTKVQDSLRLATTVAAAPDAAEPKKT from the coding sequence ATGGCCCGTGGCGGCGTTAACAAAGCAGTAGTCCAGATCGCGCGCGCAGCGATCCTCGCCCGTGGCGAACACCCCAGCATCGACGCAGTACGCATCGAGCTGGGCAATACGGGTTCCAAAACCACGATTCATCGTTATCTGAAGGAACTGGATGACGGCAGCGAACCGGCCGATCCGTCGGCAGAACCTGTCGATGACGAACTCCTCGCCCTCGTCACGCGCCTGGCGCAACGCCTGAAAGAACAGGCACAGGAGCCGATTGACCAGGCTCGCGAGCAGTACGAGCAACAGCGTCAGGCACTGGAGGACGAGCTGAATCAGCTTCGTCAGGATCATGCGCAACTGGAGAAGAAGCACGACATTCAGGCTGCCGCGCTGGCCAAGGAATCCGAAGTGCTGAGCGATACCCGCTCAATGCTGCAGACCGAACAGACCCGCAACGCCGGACTGAATCAGGCGCTGGCCGATTTTGAATTGCGCCTGCAGGACAAGGACGAGCAGATCCGCTCGCTGGAAGAAAAGCACCTGCACGCCCGCGATGCACTTGAGCACTACCGCAACGCCATCAAGGAACAGCGCGAGCAGGAGCAAAGCCGTCACGAAACTCAGGTTCAGCAGTTGCAGATGGAGTTGCGCCAGGCGCAACAAAGCGCGCTGGTACGCCAAGACGAGATCACCCAGCTGCACCGCGACAACGAACGCCTGCTGACCGAGAATCGCGGCACCGTGCGCGAACTGAGCCTGATGCAGGATCAGCTCAAGCACAGCAATCAGCGTCAGGATCAATTGCTGGAGCAAGCGACGCGTGTCGACAGCGAGCGCACCCTCCTCCAGGAACGCCTGCGCGTGGCGCTGCTGGAGAGCCAGACGCTCAAGCAGAGCGTCGACGAGCAGTCGCAGCTCAATCAGTCATTGGAAAAGGAATTGACCAAGGTGCAAGACAGCCTGCGTCTGGCTACCACCGTTGCGGCAGCGCCAGACGCAGCAGAACCGAAAAAGACTTAA
- the gorA gene encoding glutathione-disulfide reductase gives MAYDFDLYVIGAGSGGVRAARFAAGFGAKVAVAESRYLGGTCVNVGCVPKKLLVYGAHFAEDFEQSSGFGWNLGEADFDWATLIANKDREITRLNGIYRNLLVNSGVTLHEAHAKIVGPHEVEVNGERYTAKNILIATGGWPQIPEIPGHEHAISSNQAFFLKELPKRVLVVGGGYIAVEFAGIFHGLGANTTLLYRGDLFLRGFDGSVRNHLKEELTKRGMDLQFNADIERIDKQADGSLKATLTDGRVLEADCVFYATGRRPMLDNLGLENTDVQLDDKGFIKVDEQYQTTEPSILALGDVIGRVQLTPVALAEGMAVARRLFKPEQYRPVDYKMIPTAVFSLPNIGTVGLTEEEAREAGHDVVIYESRFRPMKLTLTDCQERTLMKLVVDGKSDKVLGCHMVGPDAGEIVQGLAIALKAGATKRDFDDTIGVHPTAAEEFVTMRTPVGV, from the coding sequence ATGGCCTACGATTTTGACCTTTATGTGATTGGTGCCGGTTCCGGCGGTGTGCGGGCTGCGCGTTTTGCTGCCGGGTTCGGTGCGAAAGTGGCGGTGGCCGAGAGCCGTTATCTGGGCGGTACCTGCGTCAACGTCGGTTGCGTACCGAAAAAACTGTTGGTGTACGGCGCCCATTTTGCCGAAGACTTCGAACAGTCCTCGGGTTTTGGCTGGAATCTGGGCGAGGCGGATTTCGATTGGGCCACGCTGATTGCCAACAAGGATCGCGAGATCACTCGCCTGAACGGCATTTATCGCAATCTGCTGGTCAACAGCGGCGTGACCCTGCATGAGGCTCACGCGAAAATCGTTGGCCCGCACGAAGTCGAGGTCAATGGCGAGCGATACACCGCGAAGAATATTCTGATCGCCACCGGTGGCTGGCCGCAGATCCCCGAGATTCCGGGGCATGAGCATGCGATCAGCTCGAACCAGGCGTTCTTCCTCAAAGAGCTGCCCAAGCGTGTACTGGTCGTCGGTGGCGGTTACATCGCCGTCGAATTTGCCGGAATCTTCCATGGTCTGGGCGCCAACACGACGTTGCTGTATCGCGGCGATCTGTTCCTGCGCGGTTTTGACGGTTCGGTACGTAACCATCTCAAGGAAGAGCTGACCAAGCGCGGCATGGATCTGCAGTTCAATGCCGATATCGAGCGGATCGACAAGCAGGCGGATGGCAGCCTGAAAGCGACCCTCACGGATGGTCGCGTGCTGGAGGCCGATTGCGTGTTCTACGCCACCGGCCGACGTCCGATGCTGGACAACCTGGGGCTGGAAAACACTGATGTGCAGCTCGACGACAAAGGCTTCATCAAGGTCGATGAACAATATCAGACCACTGAGCCATCAATTCTGGCGTTGGGCGATGTCATCGGTCGTGTGCAGTTGACGCCGGTGGCGCTGGCTGAAGGCATGGCGGTGGCGCGGCGTCTGTTCAAGCCTGAGCAATACCGCCCGGTGGACTACAAGATGATCCCGACGGCAGTGTTCAGTCTGCCGAATATCGGCACCGTCGGCCTGACCGAAGAAGAGGCCCGGGAAGCGGGTCACGACGTGGTGATCTACGAAAGCCGTTTCCGCCCGATGAAGCTGACCCTGACGGACTGCCAGGAGCGCACGCTGATGAAGCTGGTGGTCGATGGCAAATCTGATAAGGTGCTGGGCTGTCACATGGTTGGTCCGGATGCCGGCGAGATCGTGCAGGGGCTGGCAATTGCGTTGAAGGCTGGCGCCACCAAGCGTGACTTCGACGACACCATCGGGGTGCACCCGACGGCGGCCGAAGAGTTTGTCACGATGCGTACGCCGGTCGGCGTTTAA
- the galU gene encoding UTP--glucose-1-phosphate uridylyltransferase GalU — MIKKCLFPAAGYGTRFLPATKAMPKEMLPVVNKPLIQYGVEEALDAGLTEISIVTGRGKRALEDHFDISYELENQIKGTDKEKYLVGIRKLLDECSFSYTRQTEMKGLGHAILTGRPLIGDEPFAVVLADDLCVNLEGDGVLTQMVKLYKQFRCSIIAIQEVDPQETSKYGVIAGEMIRDDIYRVHSMVEKPKPEDAPSNLAIIGRYILTPDIFDLIEQTEPGKGGEIQITDALMKQAQNGCVMAYKFKGKRFDCGGAEGYIEATNFCFENFYKTGKAY, encoded by the coding sequence ATGATCAAGAAATGCTTGTTCCCAGCAGCCGGTTACGGTACTCGCTTCCTTCCAGCGACTAAGGCCATGCCCAAAGAAATGCTGCCGGTGGTAAACAAGCCACTGATCCAGTACGGCGTCGAAGAAGCTCTGGATGCTGGTCTGACTGAGATCTCCATCGTGACCGGCCGTGGCAAGCGTGCTCTGGAAGACCACTTCGACATCAGCTACGAGCTGGAAAACCAGATCAAAGGCACCGACAAGGAAAAATACCTGGTTGGTATCCGCAAACTGTTGGACGAGTGCTCGTTCTCCTACACCCGTCAGACTGAAATGAAAGGCCTGGGTCATGCGATCCTGACCGGTCGTCCGCTGATCGGCGATGAGCCGTTCGCCGTAGTGCTGGCGGACGACCTGTGCGTCAACCTCGAAGGCGACGGCGTGCTGACCCAGATGGTCAAGCTGTACAAGCAGTTCCGCTGCTCGATCATTGCCATTCAGGAAGTCGATCCGCAAGAAACCAGCAAGTACGGCGTAATCGCTGGCGAGATGATCCGCGACGACATCTACCGCGTACACAGCATGGTCGAGAAGCCAAAGCCGGAAGATGCTCCGTCGAACCTGGCGATCATCGGTCGTTATATCCTGACCCCGGACATCTTCGACCTGATCGAACAGACCGAGCCAGGCAAGGGTGGTGAAATCCAGATCACCGACGCCCTGATGAAACAAGCCCAGAACGGTTGCGTAATGGCCTACAAGTTCAAGGGCAAGCGTTTCGACTGCGGTGGTGCTGAAGGCTACATCGAGGCAACCAACTTCTGCTTCGAAAACTTCTACAAGACTGGCAAGGCCTATTGA